In the Streptomyces sp. 840.1 genome, one interval contains:
- a CDS encoding DUF1269 domain-containing protein yields the protein MSTLTVWKFRSAEGAEDVEATLISLQKEGLIKILDAAVVSWPADRPKPRTKQLLNLVGAGALSGTFWGMLFGLIFLMPLLGAAIGAAAGALGGKLADVGIDDEFIAEVKEKITPGTSALFLLTMNEVPERISQALPGGGAELLHSNLDSGSETRLRDIFGEDAA from the coding sequence ATGTCCACGCTCACCGTGTGGAAATTCCGGTCCGCCGAAGGCGCGGAGGACGTGGAGGCGACCTTGATCTCCCTGCAGAAGGAGGGCCTGATCAAGATCCTGGACGCGGCGGTGGTGAGCTGGCCCGCGGACCGGCCGAAGCCTCGGACGAAGCAGCTGCTCAACCTGGTCGGCGCGGGTGCGCTCAGCGGCACGTTCTGGGGAATGCTCTTCGGGCTGATCTTCCTGATGCCGCTGCTGGGTGCCGCGATCGGCGCGGCCGCCGGGGCGCTCGGCGGAAAGCTGGCGGACGTCGGCATCGACGACGAGTTCATCGCCGAGGTCAAGGAGAAGATCACGCCGGGGACGTCCGCGCTGTTCCTCCTCACCATGAACGAGGTGCCCGAGCGCATCAGCCAGGCGCTCCCGGGCGGCGGCGCCGAGCTGCTCCACAGCAACCTGGACAGCGGGAGCGAGACCCGCCTCCGCGACATCTTCGGCGAGGACGCGGCATGA
- a CDS encoding NADP-dependent succinic semialdehyde dehydrogenase, whose protein sequence is MPIATVNPANGETLRTFDALGADEIERRLAAADTAFREYRTTGFGERSRLMNRAADLLDEDQRDIARTMTLEMGKPVKAARAEAAKCAKAMRWYASHAEALLADEHPAPADVEDSGASRAYVHYRPLGTVLAVMPWNFPLWQVVRFAAPALMAGNTGLLKHASNVPQTALYLGDLFRRAGFPEGCFQTLLVGSGAIEAILRDRRVAAATLTGSEPAGRAVAAVAGDEVKHTVLELGGSDPYLVLPSADVARAARTAVTARVQNNGQSCIAAKRFIVHTEVYEEFAERFTVGMRDLTVGDPLEESTDVGPLASEQGRTDLEELVDDAVRQGAGALCGGGRPEGLGGGLENGWFYAPTVLTGITPAMRIHREETFGPVATLYRAGSLDEALELANDTPFGLSSNVWTRDAEESRRCVRDLEAGGVFFNGMTASHPALPFGGVKRSGYGRELAGHGIREFCNATTVWYGPEPG, encoded by the coding sequence ATGCCCATCGCGACGGTCAACCCCGCGAACGGCGAGACCCTCAGGACGTTCGACGCCCTGGGAGCGGACGAGATCGAGCGGCGGCTCGCCGCGGCGGACACCGCCTTCCGGGAGTACCGCACCACCGGGTTCGGTGAACGGTCCCGGCTGATGAACCGGGCCGCCGACCTCCTCGACGAGGACCAGCGGGACATCGCCCGCACCATGACCCTGGAGATGGGCAAGCCCGTCAAGGCCGCCCGCGCCGAGGCCGCGAAGTGCGCGAAGGCCATGCGCTGGTACGCCTCCCACGCCGAGGCGCTCCTCGCCGACGAGCATCCCGCGCCCGCCGACGTCGAGGACTCCGGCGCCTCGCGCGCCTACGTCCACTACCGCCCGCTGGGCACGGTCCTCGCCGTGATGCCGTGGAACTTCCCGCTCTGGCAGGTCGTACGGTTCGCCGCCCCCGCCCTCATGGCGGGCAACACCGGGCTGCTGAAGCACGCGTCGAACGTGCCGCAGACCGCGCTCTACCTGGGCGACCTGTTCCGCAGGGCCGGATTCCCCGAGGGATGCTTCCAGACCCTGCTGGTGGGCTCCGGGGCGATCGAGGCGATCCTGCGCGACCGCCGTGTGGCGGCCGCCACCCTGACCGGCAGCGAACCGGCCGGCCGCGCCGTCGCGGCCGTCGCGGGCGACGAGGTCAAACACACCGTCCTGGAACTGGGCGGCAGCGACCCCTACCTCGTCCTGCCGTCCGCCGACGTCGCGCGGGCCGCCCGCACCGCGGTCACCGCCCGGGTCCAGAACAACGGACAGTCCTGCATCGCCGCCAAGCGGTTCATCGTGCACACCGAGGTGTACGAGGAGTTCGCCGAACGCTTCACCGTGGGCATGCGCGACCTGACCGTCGGGGACCCGCTGGAGGAGTCCACCGATGTCGGCCCGCTCGCCAGCGAGCAGGGCCGCACCGACCTGGAGGAACTCGTCGACGACGCCGTACGGCAGGGCGCCGGCGCCCTGTGCGGCGGCGGCCGGCCCGAGGGGCTGGGCGGCGGCCTGGAGAACGGCTGGTTCTACGCGCCCACCGTGCTGACCGGCATCACGCCCGCCATGCGGATCCACCGCGAGGAGACCTTCGGTCCCGTCGCCACGCTCTACCGGGCCGGCAGCCTCGACGAGGCACTGGAGCTCGCCAACGACACCCCGTTCGGCCTCAGCTCCAACGTATGGACCCGCGACGCCGAGGAGAGCCGGCGCTGCGTGCGCGATCTGGAGGCGGGCGGCGTCTTCTTCAACGGGATGACGGCCTCCCACCCCGCGCTGCCGTTCGGCGGGGTGAAGCGCTCCGGTTACGGCCGTGAGCTCGCCGGACACGGCATCCGCGAGTTCTGCAACGCCACCACCGTCTGGTACGGCCCCGAACCCGGGTGA
- a CDS encoding phosphoketolase, whose protein sequence is MSDAPPSAPAAGPSDEEISALDAHWRAANYLAVGQIYLMDNPLLTRPLAPEHIKPRLLGHWGTSPGLNLVHTHLNRVVAARGIPALCVWGPGHGGPAVLANSWLEGSYSETYPDVSRDAAGMGLLFKQFSFPGGVPSHVAPETPGSIHEGGELGYSLAHAYGAALDHPELLVTCVIGDGEAETGPLAGSWHANKFLDPVHDGAVLPVLHLNGYKIANPTVLARLPEDELDALLRGYGHEPLYVAGDDPLTVHRAMAAAMDRALDRIAELQRAARTGGDTDRPRWPMIVLRTPKGWTGPAEVDGLPVEGTWRAHQVPLPGVRDNPAHLRQLEAWLRSYRPEELFDAEGRPSEQVLACVPEGTARLGSSPYANGGLLLRDLPVPPLEAHEVRVDRPGTVLHEPTRVLGGLLEAVMAATADRRDFRVVGPDETASNRLDALYETTGKAWQAGTLDTDEHLARDGRVMEVLSEHLCQGWLEGYLLTGRHGLFSCYEAFAHIVDSMVNQHIKWLRTSRRLPWRRPIASLNYLLTSHVWRQDHNGFSHQDPGFVDHILNKSPEVVRVYLPPDANTLLSVADHALRSRDYVNVIVAGKQPSFDWLTLDQARAHCARGAGVWEWAGTEDGSREPDVVLACAGDVPTLEVLAAAGLLRRHLPELAVRVVNVVDMARLMPHGEHPHGMPDSEYDALFTRDKPVIFAYHGYPWLIHRLAYRRTGHAQLHVRGYKEEGTTTTPFDMVVRNDLDRYRLVMDVIDRVPGLGVRAVAVRQAMSDTRARHHDWIREHGTDLPEVADWTWEG, encoded by the coding sequence ATGAGCGACGCCCCACCGTCCGCACCGGCGGCCGGCCCGTCCGACGAAGAGATATCCGCACTCGACGCCCACTGGCGGGCGGCCAACTACCTGGCCGTCGGCCAGATCTACCTGATGGACAACCCGCTGCTGACCCGGCCGCTCGCCCCCGAGCACATCAAGCCCCGGCTGCTCGGCCACTGGGGCACATCGCCCGGACTCAACCTCGTCCACACGCACCTCAACCGGGTCGTCGCCGCGCGCGGAATCCCCGCCCTGTGCGTCTGGGGCCCCGGCCACGGCGGCCCGGCCGTGCTCGCCAACTCCTGGCTCGAGGGCAGCTACTCGGAGACGTACCCCGACGTCAGCCGGGACGCGGCGGGCATGGGCCTGCTGTTCAAGCAGTTCTCCTTCCCCGGCGGAGTGCCCAGCCACGTCGCACCCGAGACCCCCGGCTCCATCCACGAGGGCGGCGAACTCGGCTACTCCCTGGCCCACGCCTACGGCGCCGCGCTCGACCACCCGGAACTGCTCGTCACCTGCGTCATCGGTGACGGCGAGGCGGAGACCGGCCCGCTCGCCGGCTCCTGGCACGCCAACAAGTTCCTCGACCCGGTCCACGACGGAGCCGTCCTGCCGGTCCTCCACCTCAACGGCTACAAGATCGCCAACCCGACGGTGCTGGCGCGCCTCCCCGAGGACGAGCTCGACGCCCTGCTGCGCGGCTACGGACACGAACCGCTGTACGTGGCGGGCGACGACCCCCTCACCGTGCACCGGGCGATGGCCGCCGCGATGGACCGGGCCCTCGACCGCATCGCCGAGCTCCAGCGGGCCGCCCGGACCGGCGGCGACACCGACCGCCCGCGCTGGCCCATGATCGTGCTGCGCACCCCGAAGGGCTGGACCGGCCCCGCCGAGGTGGACGGGCTGCCCGTCGAAGGGACCTGGCGCGCCCACCAGGTCCCGCTGCCCGGCGTCCGCGACAACCCGGCGCACCTGCGGCAGCTGGAGGCCTGGCTGCGCTCCTACCGGCCCGAGGAGCTCTTCGACGCCGAAGGGCGCCCCTCGGAGCAGGTCCTCGCCTGCGTGCCCGAGGGCACGGCCCGGCTCGGCTCCAGCCCGTACGCCAACGGCGGGCTGCTCCTGCGCGACCTGCCCGTCCCGCCCCTGGAGGCGCACGAGGTCCGGGTGGACCGGCCGGGCACCGTCCTGCACGAACCGACCCGGGTCCTGGGCGGACTGCTGGAGGCCGTGATGGCGGCCACCGCGGACCGCAGGGACTTCCGGGTCGTCGGCCCCGACGAGACCGCCTCGAACCGGCTCGACGCCCTGTACGAGACCACCGGCAAGGCCTGGCAGGCCGGGACGCTGGACACCGACGAGCACCTGGCGCGCGACGGCCGCGTCATGGAGGTCCTCTCCGAGCACCTGTGCCAGGGCTGGCTGGAGGGCTATCTCCTCACCGGCCGGCACGGGCTGTTCTCCTGCTACGAGGCGTTCGCCCACATCGTCGACTCGATGGTCAACCAGCACATCAAATGGCTGCGGACCTCGCGCCGGCTGCCGTGGCGCCGCCCCATCGCCTCCCTCAACTACCTCCTCACCTCGCACGTCTGGCGCCAGGACCACAACGGCTTCTCGCACCAGGACCCGGGCTTCGTCGACCACATCCTCAACAAGAGCCCCGAGGTCGTCCGCGTCTATCTGCCCCCGGACGCCAACACGCTGCTGTCCGTGGCCGACCACGCGCTGCGCAGCCGCGACTACGTCAACGTGATCGTGGCCGGCAAGCAGCCCAGCTTCGACTGGCTCACCCTCGACCAGGCCCGTGCGCACTGCGCGCGCGGCGCCGGGGTCTGGGAGTGGGCGGGGACGGAGGACGGCAGCCGCGAACCCGATGTGGTGCTCGCCTGCGCCGGCGACGTCCCCACCCTGGAGGTCCTGGCGGCGGCCGGTCTGCTGCGGCGTCACCTGCCCGAGCTGGCGGTGCGGGTGGTGAACGTCGTCGACATGGCCCGGCTGATGCCGCACGGCGAGCATCCGCACGGGATGCCGGACTCGGAGTACGACGCGCTCTTCACCCGCGACAAGCCGGTGATCTTCGCCTACCACGGCTACCCCTGGCTGATCCACCGCCTCGCCTACCGCCGCACCGGTCACGCGCAGCTGCACGTGCGGGGCTACAAGGAGGAGGGCACGACCACCACGCCGTTCGACATGGTGGTCCGCAACGACCTCGACCGCTACCGGCTGGTCATGGACGTCATCGACCGGGTGCCGGGCCTCGGCGTCCGCGCCGTGGCGGTGCGTCAGGCGATGTCCGACACCCGGGCCCGTCACCACGACTGGATCCGCGAGCACGGCACGGACCTGCCCGAGGTCGCCGACTGGACCTGGGAGGGCTGA
- a CDS encoding chemotaxis protein — MDTDALTAGLLQELRAAKPYPALSLTMPTHRRAPDNAQDAVRLRNLVAAAGSRLDADPQVDRETRAAVKQQLDRAVAEIDPRRALDSLVVLATADEYQIWQLPRTAPERVVLSDTYLTRNLVAAKAQARPFWALTVSADHAALFSGTTDGAHEERIGGFPLTAPHEPPNPQREERIGDTPSTFSDEDTRQFLRTVDEKLRGVLATDPRPLYLVGLAPALAMLDEVGESTSAAAGRVTKGAPADTTPAGLLTELRPALEARQKRFAAEIEGKLDEARGRRAFAGGLDEVWAAVREARAGLVAVEEHYQQTVRATQEHLEPVSADDLDPADEKVREDIVDELVEAALDSGADVVFVADDSLKEHGRIAAALRY, encoded by the coding sequence ATGGACACGGATGCCCTGACCGCCGGCCTCTTGCAGGAGCTCCGGGCGGCCAAGCCCTATCCCGCCCTGTCCCTGACCATGCCGACCCACCGCCGCGCACCCGACAACGCGCAGGACGCCGTCCGGCTGCGCAACCTGGTCGCGGCGGCGGGCAGCAGGCTCGACGCCGATCCGCAGGTCGACCGCGAGACCCGGGCCGCCGTCAAGCAGCAGCTCGACCGGGCGGTCGCCGAGATCGATCCGCGCCGGGCCCTGGACTCGCTGGTGGTCCTCGCGACGGCCGACGAATACCAGATCTGGCAGCTCCCGCGCACCGCGCCCGAACGAGTGGTGCTGAGCGACACCTACCTCACCCGCAACCTGGTCGCCGCCAAGGCGCAGGCCCGGCCGTTCTGGGCGCTCACCGTCTCCGCCGACCACGCGGCCCTGTTCAGCGGCACCACGGACGGCGCGCACGAGGAGCGGATCGGCGGCTTCCCGCTGACGGCCCCGCACGAGCCGCCCAACCCGCAGCGCGAGGAGCGGATCGGCGACACCCCGAGCACCTTCAGCGACGAGGACACCCGTCAGTTCCTGCGGACGGTGGACGAGAAGCTGCGCGGGGTCCTCGCCACGGACCCGCGCCCGCTGTACCTGGTCGGCCTCGCCCCCGCGCTGGCGATGCTGGACGAGGTGGGCGAGAGCACCTCGGCCGCGGCCGGCCGGGTCACCAAGGGCGCCCCCGCCGACACCACGCCCGCCGGGCTGCTCACCGAGCTTCGGCCCGCCCTGGAGGCGAGGCAGAAGCGGTTCGCCGCCGAGATCGAGGGCAAACTTGACGAAGCGCGCGGCCGCCGCGCCTTCGCCGGCGGGCTCGACGAGGTGTGGGCCGCCGTGCGCGAGGCGCGCGCCGGCCTGGTGGCGGTGGAGGAGCACTACCAGCAGACGGTCCGGGCCACCCAGGAACACCTTGAGCCGGTGAGCGCGGACGACCTGGACCCGGCGGACGAGAAGGTCCGCGAGGACATCGTCGACGAGCTGGTCGAGGCGGCACTGGACAGCGGCGCCGACGTGGTGTTCGTCGCGGACGACTCGCTCAAGGAGCACGGGCGGATCGCGGCGGCCCTGCGCTACTGA
- the glsA gene encoding glutaminase A yields the protein MNAADAVTDALRELHTRFAGLRDGRLADYIPQLALADPDAFGLALISMDGHRYSTGDVEVPFTAQSVSKPFVYALSLTESGLDEVGRWVGAEPSGEAFNAISLEPGTGRPANAMVNAGAIVTTALVRDTRDAPRFDRILDFLSRFAGRRLDVDEQVYASEALTGDRNRALAYLIRSAGPLPVDPVAAVETYFRQCAVRVTALDLAAMAATLANGGVNPITGDAVVPEPVAAHVLAVMATCGMYDASGDWLLRVGLPAKSGVSGGLIAAGPARFGLAAYSPLLDPSGTSVRGRLALGALSERFGLHLMHNPALAGSTVTLVTTADDLPSAPSQERERARRERVAVVAAQGALDFTAAERVLYALDESGPQDTAAVVLDLRRVTDIDTAARAMLNGGLARLTAAGRRTAVADPAGRLAGQGAAGGPRFFDSREDAVDWCVTGRTG from the coding sequence GTGAACGCAGCCGACGCGGTCACGGACGCCCTGCGCGAACTGCACACCCGGTTCGCCGGCCTGCGCGACGGCAGGCTCGCCGACTACATCCCGCAGCTGGCCCTGGCCGACCCCGACGCGTTCGGGCTGGCCCTGATCAGCATGGACGGGCACCGCTACAGCACCGGCGACGTGGAGGTGCCGTTCACCGCCCAGTCCGTGTCCAAGCCGTTCGTCTACGCACTGTCCCTCACCGAATCCGGACTCGACGAGGTGGGCCGCTGGGTCGGCGCCGAGCCCAGCGGCGAGGCGTTCAACGCCATCAGTCTGGAACCGGGCACCGGGCGCCCCGCCAACGCCATGGTCAACGCCGGCGCCATCGTCACCACCGCACTGGTGCGGGACACCCGGGACGCCCCGAGGTTCGACCGGATCCTCGACTTCCTGAGCCGCTTCGCCGGCCGGCGGCTGGACGTCGACGAGCAGGTGTACGCCTCCGAGGCGCTCACCGGCGACCGCAACCGCGCCCTGGCATATCTGATCCGCAGCGCGGGGCCGCTGCCCGTGGACCCGGTCGCCGCCGTGGAGACGTACTTCCGCCAGTGCGCGGTACGGGTCACGGCGCTGGACCTGGCCGCGATGGCGGCGACCCTGGCCAACGGCGGAGTCAACCCGATCACCGGGGACGCGGTGGTGCCGGAGCCCGTCGCCGCGCACGTGCTCGCCGTGATGGCGACGTGCGGGATGTACGACGCCTCGGGCGACTGGCTGCTGCGGGTGGGGCTGCCGGCCAAGAGCGGGGTGTCCGGCGGCCTGATCGCTGCGGGACCGGCCCGGTTCGGACTGGCGGCGTACAGCCCGCTCCTCGACCCGTCCGGGACCTCGGTGCGAGGACGTCTGGCGCTCGGCGCGCTGTCCGAGCGGTTCGGGCTGCATCTCATGCACAACCCGGCTCTGGCGGGCTCCACCGTCACGCTGGTCACCACCGCCGACGATCTGCCCTCCGCGCCGTCGCAGGAGCGGGAACGCGCCCGCCGGGAGCGGGTGGCGGTCGTCGCGGCGCAGGGCGCGCTGGACTTCACCGCGGCCGAGCGGGTGCTGTACGCGCTGGACGAGTCGGGCCCGCAGGACACCGCTGCCGTGGTGCTGGACCTGCGCCGGGTGACGGACATCGACACGGCGGCCCGAGCGATGCTGAACGGCGGCCTCGCCCGGCTCACGGCCGCCGGCCGGCGCACCGCCGTGGCCGACCCGGCGGGCCGCCTCGCGGGACAGGGTGCCGCCGGGGGCCCCCGGTTCTTCGACTCCCGCGAGGACGCGGTCGACTGGTGCGTGACGGGGCGGACCGGCTGA
- a CDS encoding xanthine dehydrogenase family protein molybdopterin-binding subunit, with amino-acid sequence MSHTPQPPGAPVVRREGRDKVTGTARYSAERNLPGCLYAWPVPATVPRGRVTAIGTAAATALPGVRAVLTHENAPRTEEPDDPILAVLQNDRVPHRGWQIALVVADTLEGARAGAEALEITYETDPHDVVLTADHPGMYTPETANGGYPAVRERGDFDRAFAAAPVRIDATYTLGALHNHPMEPHASTAHWSPDGRLTVYDASQGATKVRDSLATVFGLRPDQVTVVSEHVGGGFGSKGTPRPQAVLAAMAALHTGHPVELAMPRRHMAAVVGHRAPTVQRVRLGAEADGTLTSIAHEVVSHTSTVKEFMEQAGVPARVMYGSAHSRTVHRVTALDVPSPSWMRAPGEAPGMYALESALDELATALGIDPVELRLRNDPADEPDSGKPFSSRGLAACLREGADRFGWHGRDPRPAIRREGPLLLGTGVASATYPVYLSASHASAHAAADGSYRIAVNATDIGTGARTVLAQIAAGVLGTPVENVRVDIGNSDLPDAPLAGGSSGTGSWGWSVHKAATGLVRELGARTGALPDGGVTVAADTGSETAAESPYARHAFGAHFAEVAIDSRTGEVRVRRMLGVFAAGHILNSRTARSQFIGGMIMRLGMALTESSTMDPVFGDFTESDLASYHVPACADAVGIEAHWIDEEDPHLNPMGSKGIGEIGIVGAAAAIGNAVRHATGARLRTLPLTPDRLLPHLP; translated from the coding sequence ATGAGCCACACCCCCCAGCCCCCGGGCGCCCCGGTCGTCCGCCGCGAGGGCCGGGACAAGGTGACCGGCACCGCGCGCTATTCCGCCGAACGCAACCTGCCCGGCTGCCTGTACGCCTGGCCGGTGCCCGCCACCGTCCCGCGCGGCCGCGTCACCGCGATCGGCACCGCTGCCGCGACGGCACTCCCCGGCGTCCGCGCCGTCCTCACCCACGAGAACGCGCCACGCACCGAGGAACCCGACGACCCGATCCTCGCCGTACTCCAGAACGACCGGGTACCGCACCGAGGCTGGCAGATCGCCCTCGTCGTGGCGGACACCCTCGAAGGCGCGCGGGCGGGCGCCGAGGCGCTGGAGATCACCTACGAGACCGACCCGCACGACGTCGTCCTGACAGCGGACCACCCCGGCATGTACACCCCGGAGACCGCCAACGGCGGCTACCCGGCCGTACGCGAACGCGGCGACTTCGACCGGGCGTTCGCCGCCGCACCCGTACGGATCGACGCCACGTACACGCTCGGCGCCCTGCACAACCACCCCATGGAACCGCACGCCTCGACCGCCCACTGGTCGCCGGACGGGCGCCTCACCGTGTACGACGCGAGCCAGGGCGCCACCAAGGTGCGCGACAGCCTCGCCACCGTGTTCGGCCTGCGGCCGGACCAGGTCACCGTCGTCTCGGAGCACGTGGGCGGCGGCTTCGGCTCCAAGGGCACCCCGCGCCCCCAGGCCGTGCTCGCCGCCATGGCCGCGCTCCACACCGGACACCCCGTCGAACTCGCGATGCCCCGGCGGCACATGGCCGCGGTCGTCGGACACCGGGCGCCCACCGTCCAGCGCGTCCGGCTCGGCGCCGAGGCCGACGGCACCCTCACCTCGATCGCCCACGAGGTCGTGTCCCACACGTCCACGGTCAAGGAGTTCATGGAACAGGCCGGCGTACCGGCCCGGGTGATGTACGGCTCCGCGCACAGCCGCACCGTCCACCGTGTCACCGCCCTCGACGTCCCGAGCCCGTCGTGGATGCGGGCCCCGGGCGAGGCCCCCGGCATGTACGCGCTCGAATCGGCACTGGACGAACTCGCCACCGCCCTCGGTATCGACCCCGTCGAACTGCGCCTGCGCAACGACCCCGCCGACGAGCCCGACTCCGGGAAACCCTTCAGCAGCCGCGGCCTGGCCGCCTGCCTGCGGGAGGGCGCCGACCGCTTCGGCTGGCACGGCCGCGATCCCCGCCCCGCGATCCGCCGGGAAGGACCGCTGCTGCTCGGTACGGGCGTCGCCTCGGCCACCTACCCCGTCTACCTGAGCGCCTCCCACGCCTCGGCCCACGCGGCGGCCGACGGCTCGTACCGCATCGCGGTCAACGCCACCGACATCGGCACCGGCGCCCGCACCGTCCTCGCCCAGATCGCCGCGGGCGTGCTGGGGACGCCGGTGGAGAACGTGAGGGTCGACATCGGCAACAGCGACCTGCCGGACGCCCCGCTGGCCGGCGGCTCCTCCGGCACCGGCTCCTGGGGCTGGTCGGTGCACAAGGCCGCCACCGGCCTCGTCCGGGAGCTCGGCGCGCGGACCGGAGCGCTGCCCGACGGGGGAGTGACCGTCGCCGCCGACACCGGGAGCGAGACGGCGGCCGAGTCCCCGTACGCCCGGCACGCCTTCGGGGCGCACTTCGCGGAGGTCGCCATCGACAGCCGGACCGGCGAGGTCCGGGTGCGCCGCATGCTCGGGGTCTTCGCCGCCGGGCACATCCTCAACTCCCGCACCGCACGCTCCCAGTTCATCGGCGGGATGATCATGAGGCTCGGCATGGCACTGACCGAGTCCAGCACCATGGACCCGGTCTTCGGGGACTTCACCGAGAGCGATCTGGCCTCCTACCACGTGCCGGCCTGCGCGGACGCGGTCGGCATCGAGGCGCACTGGATCGACGAGGAGGACCCGCACCTCAACCCGATGGGCAGCAAGGGCATCGGCGAGATCGGGATCGTCGGCGCGGCTGCCGCGATCGGCAACGCCGTCCGGCACGCCACCGGCGCCAGGCTCCGGACGCTTCCCCTCACCCCGGACCGGCTGCTTCCGCACCTGCCCTGA
- a CDS encoding ATP-binding protein — MTVPLDRQYLVELQVSAERVSQLRRIIAAHLRHWSLELHIRPVCRAVEELLTNVQRHVGDDNTCVLELRWSGRHLTVSVADNGADMPRLLHEGGGLSRVMALSDSWGTCRTAEGKVVWFTRYAQEPQHIALVPLPPLPGVREFRRPPAVVADFPDAEAAAPAGSEAPEPAPAQAPALV; from the coding sequence ATGACCGTTCCACTCGACCGGCAATATCTGGTCGAACTCCAGGTTTCGGCAGAGCGCGTGTCCCAGCTGCGGCGGATCATCGCCGCGCATCTGCGCCACTGGAGTCTCGAACTCCACATCCGGCCCGTGTGCCGTGCTGTGGAGGAGCTGCTGACCAACGTCCAGCGGCACGTCGGTGACGACAACACCTGTGTCCTCGAACTCCGCTGGTCCGGACGGCACCTCACGGTCTCCGTCGCTGACAACGGCGCCGACATGCCCAGGCTGCTCCACGAGGGCGGCGGCCTCAGCCGGGTGATGGCCCTCAGCGACAGCTGGGGCACCTGCCGGACCGCCGAGGGCAAAGTCGTCTGGTTCACCCGTTACGCGCAGGAGCCGCAGCACATCGCGCTGGTGCCGCTCCCGCCGCTGCCCGGAGTCCGCGAGTTCCGCCGCCCGCCCGCGGTGGTCGCCGACTTCCCCGACGCCGAGGCGGCCGCCCCCGCCGGGTCCGAGGCCCCCGAGCCCGCCCCGGCACAGGCCCCCGCCCTCGTCTGA
- a CDS encoding plasmid stabilization protein, translating into MPRGSSPKRERQYEHIKESAQERGVGEDRAEEIAARTVNKERARSGESRTASRTSTEDISSSRRGGLRSHSGAQGPTRDQLYEEAKHKNVKGRSTMTKAQLARAVGR; encoded by the coding sequence ATGCCACGCGGATCGAGTCCGAAGCGCGAGCGCCAGTACGAGCACATCAAGGAGTCCGCCCAGGAGCGCGGGGTCGGTGAGGACCGGGCGGAGGAGATCGCGGCCCGTACGGTCAACAAGGAGCGCGCCCGCTCCGGCGAGTCGAGGACCGCGAGCCGTACGTCGACCGAGGACATCTCGTCCTCCCGGCGCGGCGGTCTGCGCTCGCACAGCGGAGCACAGGGCCCCACCCGCGACCAGCTCTACGAAGAGGCGAAGCACAAGAACGTCAAGGGGCGTTCGACGATGACGAAGGCGCAGCTGGCACGGGCTGTCGGCCGCTGA